The Ooceraea biroi isolate clonal line C1 chromosome 1, Obir_v5.4, whole genome shotgun sequence genome has a window encoding:
- the LOC105278537 gene encoding RNA-binding protein pno1: MLKKEKKRQASSNDMEVEVINGIEGKAKQHSAKKRAKTVQGGEQRRVPVPAHRYTPLKENWMKIFTPIVEHLRLQVRFNLKTRNVEIRTSPETVDIAHLQKAADFVKAFVCGFEVEDALALLRLDDLFVESFDIQDVRQQMKGDHRSRAIGRLAGKGGRTKFAIENVTKTRIVLADNRIHILGSFQNIQLARRAICNLILGSPPSKVYGQLRNIASRISERL; encoded by the exons ATgctgaagaaagaaaagaagcgtCAGGCTAGCAGCAATGACATGGAG GTAGAGGTAATCAATGGCATAGAAGGAAAGGCAAAGCAGCATTCAGCTAAGAAAAGGGCCAAAACCGTGCAAGGGGGAGAACAGCGGAGG gTGCCAGTACCGGCTCACAGATACACGCCTCTGAAGGAGAACTGGATGAAGATATTCACGCCTATCGTCGAGCACCTGCGACTGCAAGTACGTTTCAACCTGAAGACGAGGAATGTCGAGATCAGAACGTCACCGGAGACCGTGGACATCGCGCATCTCCAGAAGGCGGCAGATTTCGTGAAGGCGTTCGTCTGCGGATTCGAAGTGGAGGACGCACTAGCGCTGCTGCGCTTGGACGATCTGTTCGTGGAGTCGTTCGACATACAGGACGTTAGGCAGCAGATGAAAGGCGATCATCGGTCGAGGGCGATCGGCAGGTTGGCAGGTAAAGGCGGAAGGACCAAGTTCGCCATCGAGAACGTGACAAAGACGAGAATCGTGTTGGCCGACAACCGGATACACATACTCGGCTCCTTCCAGAACATACAGCTGGCTCGCAGAGCCATATGCAACCTGATCCTTGGCAGTCCACCTTCCAAGGTTTACGGACAGTTGAGAAACATAGCTAGTAGGATATCGGAGCGACTGTAA
- the LOC105278538 gene encoding EARP and GARP complex-interacting protein 1 translates to MENDNPVIYGLEFQSRALSAQTAEVDKVRFLVGTQSLKFSNNQVHLVEFNEETGNLKTQIFQHPIGEIWSLQASPTETDVFVTCYNSLSEDGTCKMKGAIWKFPEMEEYTNDILQLTKLADIDTTPYGTDLKTIVYHPADSKKLISVVDNNFVLWDLTNDGPQVVTTRTLAGKGQPRFTNGKWNPIAANQFVTLNENNVRGWDLRSPANATWSILSAHSQIIRDLDFNANRQYFLSTCGDDGYMKFWDVRQPTEPVLSRMEHSHWVWNIRINRFHDQLVLTSSSDSRVILSSVASISSDPFGHLTSIEEEFPRDESGGKKRLEDGVIGRYEEHEDSVYAVEWSSADAWTFASLSYDGRFVLNKVPRKYKYQILL, encoded by the exons atggaaaatgacAATCCTGTCATATATGGACTTGAATTCCAA AGTAGAGCGTTATCAGCCCAAACGGCCGAGGTAGATAAGGTGAGGTTTCTGGTAGGAACGCAGTCCCTGAAATTCAGCAATAACCAGGTCCACTTGGTAGAATTTAACGAGGAAACGGGCAACTTGAAGACACAGATATTCCAGCATCCGATAGGAGAAATTTGGTCCTTACAAGCGTCTCCAACCGAGACCGACGTATTCGTCACGTGTTACAATAGTTTAAGTG AGGATGGTACCTGTAAGATGAAAGGTGCCATTTGGAAATTCCCCGAGATGGAAGAGTATACTAACGATATTCTACAGCTGACTAAATTGGCGGACATCGATACGACTCCATACGGCACTGATCTCAAGACCATCGTCTATCATCCTGCGGAcagtaaaaagttaatttccGTAGTGGAtaacaattttgttttgtGGGATTTAACAAACGATGGGCCACAG GTTGTGACAACGCGCACTTTGGCAGGCAAGGGTCAACCACGGTTCACGAACGGCAAATGGAATCCCATTGCCGCCAATCAGTTTGTGACTCTGAACGAGAACAACGTTCGCGGGTGGGACTTGAGGAGCCCAGCTAACGCCACTTGGTCCATCTTATCCGCACACTCGCAGATCATCAG GGACCTAGACTTCAATGCGAATCGTCAGTACTTCTTGTCGACTTGCGGTGATGACGGATACATGAAGTTCTGGGACGTCCGGCAGCCGACGGAGCCGGTGCTGTCGCGCATGGAGCACTCGCACTGGGTGTGGAACATAAGAATCAACCGTTTCCACGATCAACTCGTTTTAACGTCCAGCAGCGACTCCAGAGTGATATTGAGCAGCGTCGCGTCCATCTCGTCCGATCCGTTCGGGCATTTGACGTCGATCGAGGAGGAGTTTCCGCGCGACGAGTCTGGCGGCAAGAAGAG ATTGGAGGATGGAGTAATAGGCAGGTATGAGGAGCACGAGGACAGCGTGTACGCAGTGGAGTGGTCATCTGCCGATGCCTGGACGTTCGCGTCTCTCAGCTACGATGGCAGATTTGTCCTGAATAAAGTGCCGCGCAAGTACAAGTACCAAATACTTTTATGA